One stretch of Xanthomonas sp. DAR 35659 DNA includes these proteins:
- a CDS encoding glutathione S-transferase family protein, whose product MSTKIVLYTHPLSRGRLARWMLEETGLPYEDVILDYGTTMKTPEYLAINPMGKVPAVTHGSAVVTENVAICAYLADLVPERQLAPPSGSPARADYYRWLAFLAGPFEALLTAKEAGALAPARSAGYGNEADLLRTLEQAIAGRAHLAGDRFSAADLYATGVLGFYLRIGVLEPRPAFIAFVQHHGARPAAVRAKALDDALVAAHPNPDMPVSVAPAAA is encoded by the coding sequence ATGTCCACCAAGATCGTGCTCTACACCCACCCCCTGTCGCGCGGCCGCCTGGCCCGCTGGATGCTGGAGGAAACCGGCCTGCCCTACGAGGACGTCATCCTCGATTACGGCACCACCATGAAGACGCCGGAGTACCTGGCGATCAACCCGATGGGCAAGGTGCCGGCGGTGACCCACGGCAGCGCCGTGGTCACCGAGAACGTGGCCATCTGCGCCTACCTGGCCGATCTGGTGCCGGAGCGGCAATTGGCGCCGCCGTCGGGCTCGCCGGCACGGGCCGACTATTATCGCTGGCTGGCGTTCCTGGCTGGTCCGTTCGAGGCCTTGCTCACCGCCAAGGAAGCCGGGGCGCTGGCACCGGCGCGCAGTGCCGGCTACGGCAACGAGGCCGACCTGTTGCGCACGCTGGAGCAGGCGATCGCCGGACGCGCGCATCTGGCCGGCGATCGCTTCAGCGCGGCCGACCTGTATGCGACCGGGGTGCTCGGCTTCTACCTGCGCATCGGCGTGCTGGAGCCGCGTCCGGCGTTCATCGCCTTCGTCCAGCACCATGGCGCGCGCCCCGCTGCAGTGCGGGCAAAGGCGCTGGACGATGCGCTGGTTGCTGCGCATCCGAATCCGGATATGCCGGTGAGTGTGGCGCCGGCTGCCGCCTAG
- a CDS encoding helix-turn-helix transcriptional regulator, producing the protein MTIRATRLLHLLDALRGRRRPVAGAHLASALGVSLRTLYRDIATLRAQGADILGDPGIGYVLRPGFLLPELNFSEDELEALTLGARWVARQADPELAQAAQRAIARIGATLPAPLRLALETSGLMVPAATPAQPPAPWLPVLRRGIRLEHVLHMDYADADGVASQRRIWPFAMAFLGGYGMIAAWCELRGDFRHFRADRVLALGDAGERYPSRRHLLIKRWRAATGYAGDS; encoded by the coding sequence ATGACCATTCGCGCCACCCGCCTGCTGCACCTGCTGGACGCATTGCGCGGGCGCCGCCGCCCGGTGGCCGGCGCCCACCTCGCCAGCGCGCTGGGCGTCAGCCTGCGCACGCTGTACCGCGACATCGCGACCCTGCGCGCGCAGGGCGCCGACATCCTCGGCGACCCCGGCATCGGCTATGTGCTGCGCCCCGGCTTCCTGCTGCCCGAACTGAATTTCAGCGAGGACGAACTGGAGGCGCTGACCCTGGGCGCGCGCTGGGTGGCGCGCCAGGCCGATCCGGAACTGGCGCAGGCGGCGCAGCGGGCGATCGCCCGGATCGGAGCGACGCTCCCGGCGCCGTTGCGGCTGGCGCTGGAGACCAGCGGGCTGATGGTGCCGGCGGCCACGCCCGCGCAACCGCCGGCGCCGTGGCTACCGGTCCTGCGTCGCGGCATCCGCCTGGAACACGTGCTGCACATGGACTATGCCGACGCCGACGGCGTAGCGTCGCAACGGCGGATCTGGCCGTTCGCCATGGCCTTCCTCGGCGGCTACGGAATGATCGCGGCGTGGTGCGAACTGCGCGGCGATTTTCGCCATTTCCGCGCCGACCGGGTGCTGGCGCTGGGCGACGCCGGCGAGCGCTATCCCTCGCGTCGGCATCTGCTGATCAAGCGCTGGCGCGCCGCGACCGGCTACGCCGGCGACTCCTGA
- a CDS encoding AAA family ATPase produces MEIYLFVCGVIVGALMLHVFKRGGTAESRPSQPVSEPQAPPVPEPPPRDTPAEHVQQLRQQVEALDEQIQSPPDLLRIPQFAQGVTLLASQEFSDQAVLDALASPGYVLPSMAAVALPQRRRTDPEAVLELLPHLGSYPLNFVLDYLQTLPDADHLHVVLRQARDWWWGFVPFRQRLRGYLHWAAGKAAAAADRAVDFDGLDDEALGKLTETLGQFKEPVLEPFLQRVHDARAQRREQRVLGGFGRVVTALPSRLRLRHPALDAALQRAYEQVAATPPQPVLLVGEHGVGKSVLIDLLSERLLAEGWRVFEASAAEILAGQSYIGELEGRIREMLAVLHRERALWRVPDFYDLLHKGAHSRDPRGILDLVLPALERGELRLIGEITPRQLAQLQVARPATRSRFEVVALASPAAAELAQIGTDWAQAQRDTLHGEVIDARALAEAERMAAQYFPEQHEPGRLLQLLDETLQAATSGAAPRLPLDDDALLQAVARRSGLPLEVIDDRQRLELDALRRFFRQRVLGQDEAVETLLDRIAMLKAGLVDSHRPIGVFLFAGPTGTGKTELAKALGELLFGTPERLLRLDMSEFQGEDALARLTGDDSDGQRTLIARIREQPFSVVLLDEFEKAHPKVWDLFLQVFDDARLSDRNGNTADFRHSIIILTSNVGATLARGAAPGFATVAGGYSRSTVEKAVYDTFRREFINRLDRVVLFNPLDRALMREILHKELDRTLTRRGLRNRAWAVEWEPSAIEFLLDRGFTPDLGARPLRRAIEQHLLAPLARSIVEQRAPEGDQFLFVRGAGDRLDVRFIAPDAPAPAADAERDSDADPAASTDLRDIVYAPSASDAVLARLDAALHALHETHAASAWRLARDADFARMGESDFWSQPTRFQVLDRIERRDRIESALDSAVRMRARLHGAQRDGEFVARLAQLLWLLQLASATLQEQRAQDALLDLRIGASELHRHRADARHWWQQLLQMYLAWAAQRNMRVDVLQQDAEQGRAWLAIGGFGALDLLQAETGLHVQEQDADDPALRRLAVQVRVAPDLPGQPRRAPHGDEELRVCRRYRVAPSPLVRDSVRGWRSGRLERVLGGDFDVMPPA; encoded by the coding sequence GTGGAGATCTACCTGTTCGTCTGCGGCGTCATCGTCGGCGCCTTGATGCTGCATGTGTTCAAGCGCGGCGGCACGGCCGAATCGCGCCCGTCGCAGCCGGTTTCGGAACCGCAAGCGCCGCCCGTCCCCGAACCGCCGCCGCGCGACACGCCGGCCGAGCACGTGCAGCAGTTGCGCCAGCAGGTGGAAGCGCTGGACGAACAGATCCAGAGTCCGCCCGACCTGCTGCGGATCCCGCAATTCGCGCAAGGCGTGACCCTGCTGGCCAGCCAGGAGTTCTCCGACCAGGCGGTCCTCGATGCGCTCGCCAGCCCCGGCTACGTGCTGCCATCGATGGCAGCGGTGGCCTTGCCGCAGCGGCGCCGTACCGACCCGGAAGCGGTGCTGGAATTGCTGCCGCACCTGGGCTCGTATCCGCTCAACTTCGTGCTCGACTACCTGCAGACGCTGCCCGATGCCGATCACCTGCACGTCGTGCTGCGCCAGGCGCGGGACTGGTGGTGGGGGTTCGTGCCGTTCCGGCAGCGTCTGCGCGGCTATCTGCACTGGGCGGCGGGCAAGGCGGCAGCGGCGGCGGACCGCGCGGTGGACTTCGACGGCCTGGACGACGAGGCGCTGGGCAAGCTGACCGAGACCCTGGGCCAGTTCAAGGAGCCGGTGCTGGAGCCGTTTCTGCAGCGCGTGCACGACGCGCGCGCGCAGCGCCGCGAGCAACGCGTGCTGGGCGGCTTCGGCCGAGTGGTGACCGCGCTGCCATCGCGCCTGCGCCTGCGCCACCCGGCGCTGGACGCGGCCTTGCAGCGCGCCTACGAACAAGTGGCGGCCACGCCGCCGCAACCGGTGCTGCTGGTCGGCGAACACGGCGTCGGCAAGAGCGTGCTGATCGACCTGCTCAGCGAGCGCCTGCTGGCCGAGGGCTGGCGCGTGTTCGAGGCGTCGGCGGCGGAGATCCTCGCCGGGCAGAGCTACATCGGCGAACTGGAAGGCCGCATCCGCGAGATGCTGGCCGTGCTGCACCGCGAACGCGCGCTGTGGCGCGTGCCGGACTTCTACGACCTGCTGCACAAGGGCGCGCATTCGCGCGACCCGCGCGGCATCCTCGACCTGGTGCTGCCGGCGCTGGAGCGCGGCGAACTGCGCCTGATCGGCGAGATCACCCCGCGCCAGCTGGCGCAGCTGCAGGTGGCGCGGCCGGCCACCCGCTCGCGCTTCGAAGTGGTCGCGCTGGCGTCCCCCGCCGCCGCCGAACTGGCGCAGATCGGCACGGACTGGGCGCAGGCGCAGCGCGACACGCTGCACGGCGAGGTCATCGACGCGCGCGCCCTGGCCGAGGCCGAACGCATGGCCGCGCAGTACTTTCCCGAGCAGCACGAACCGGGCCGGTTGCTGCAACTGCTGGACGAGACCCTGCAGGCCGCCACCAGCGGCGCCGCGCCGCGCCTGCCACTGGACGACGACGCGCTGCTGCAGGCGGTGGCCAGGCGCAGCGGCCTGCCGCTGGAAGTGATCGACGATCGCCAGCGGCTGGAACTGGACGCGCTGCGCCGCTTCTTCCGCCAGCGCGTGCTCGGCCAGGACGAGGCGGTGGAAACCCTGCTCGACCGGATCGCCATGCTCAAGGCCGGGCTGGTCGACAGCCATCGCCCGATCGGCGTATTCCTGTTCGCCGGCCCCACCGGCACCGGCAAGACCGAACTGGCCAAGGCGCTGGGCGAACTGCTGTTCGGCACGCCCGAGCGCCTGCTGCGCCTGGACATGAGCGAGTTCCAGGGCGAGGACGCGCTGGCCCGGCTCACCGGCGACGACAGCGACGGCCAGCGCACGCTGATCGCGCGGATCCGCGAGCAGCCGTTCTCGGTGGTGCTGCTGGACGAGTTCGAGAAGGCCCACCCGAAGGTCTGGGACCTGTTCCTGCAGGTGTTCGACGACGCGCGGCTGAGCGACCGCAACGGCAATACCGCCGACTTCCGCCACAGCATCATCATCCTGACCAGCAACGTCGGCGCCACCCTCGCCCGCGGCGCGGCGCCCGGCTTCGCCACCGTCGCCGGCGGCTATTCGCGCAGCACGGTGGAGAAGGCGGTGTACGACACCTTCCGCCGCGAGTTCATCAACCGGCTCGACCGGGTGGTGCTGTTCAACCCGCTGGACCGTGCGCTGATGCGCGAGATCCTGCACAAGGAACTGGACCGCACGCTGACCCGGCGCGGCCTGCGCAACCGCGCCTGGGCGGTGGAATGGGAGCCGTCGGCGATCGAGTTCCTGCTCGACCGCGGCTTCACCCCGGACCTGGGCGCACGCCCGCTGCGCCGCGCGATCGAACAGCACCTGCTCGCGCCGCTGGCGCGCAGCATCGTCGAGCAGCGCGCGCCGGAGGGCGACCAGTTCCTGTTCGTGCGCGGCGCCGGCGATCGCCTGGACGTGCGCTTCATCGCCCCCGATGCTCCCGCGCCGGCAGCGGACGCGGAGCGCGACAGCGACGCCGATCCGGCCGCGTCGACCGACCTGCGCGACATCGTGTACGCGCCCAGCGCCAGCGATGCGGTCCTGGCGCGCCTGGACGCGGCACTGCATGCGCTGCACGAGACCCATGCCGCGAGCGCGTGGCGGCTGGCGCGGGACGCGGACTTCGCGCGCATGGGCGAATCCGATTTCTGGTCGCAACCCACGCGCTTCCAGGTGCTGGACCGGATCGAACGCCGCGACCGCATCGAAAGCGCGCTGGACAGCGCCGTGCGCATGCGCGCGCGGCTGCACGGCGCGCAGCGCGACGGCGAATTCGTCGCGCGCCTGGCGCAATTGCTGTGGCTGCTGCAACTGGCCAGCGCGACGCTGCAGGAGCAGCGCGCGCAGGACGCGCTGCTGGACCTGCGCATCGGCGCCAGCGAGCTGCACCGCCATCGCGCCGACGCGCGGCACTGGTGGCAGCAGCTGCTGCAGATGTATCTGGCCTGGGCCGCGCAACGCAACATGCGCGTGGACGTGCTGCAGCAGGATGCCGAACAGGGACGCGCCTGGCTGGCGATCGGCGGCTTCGGCGCGCTGGACCTGCTGCAGGCGGAGACCGGCCTGCACGTGCAGGAACAGGACGCCGACGATCCCGCCTTGCGCCGGCTCGCCGTGCAGGTCCGGGTCGCGCCGGATCTGCCCGGACAGCCGCGGCGTGCGCCGCATGGCGACGAGGAACTGCGGGTGTGCCGGCGCTACCGCGTCGCGCCGTCGCCGCTGGTGCGCGACAGCGTGCGCGGATGGCGCAGCGGGCGCCTGGAGCGCGTGCTGGGCGGCGATTTCGACGTGATGCCGCCGGCCTGA